The Meiothermus ruber DSM 1279 genome includes the window AGGCCTTGTGGCAGCGGCTCGAGCCCTATCTTCACTACCTGAACGATGCCGCCAAGGCCCAGGTGCGGGAAGCCCTCGAGTTCGCCTACCGTGCTCACGAAGGCCAGCAACGCAAGAGCGGCGAGCCCTACATCGTTCACCCGGTCGCAGTTGCGCAAATCCTGGCTGAGCTGGGCCTGGATGTCGAGACCCTGCTGGCTGGACTCCTGCACGACACCATCGAGGACACCGAGGTTCGGCCCGAGGATATTGAAGAGCGCTTTGGGGCCGCGGTACGAAAAATTGTGGAGGGCGAGACCAAGGTCTCCAAGCTCTACAAGCTGGCCCATGCCGCCCAGGAAGATAAGCACGCCGAGGGAAAGCACGCCGAGGACCTGCGCCAGATGTTTATCGCCATGGCCGAGGACGTGCGGATCATCATTGTCAAGCTGGCCGACCGGCTGCACAACCTGCGCACCCTGGAGTTTATGCCCCCCCACAAACAGCAGCGCATCGCCCGCGAAACCCTGGAGATTTATGCCCCGTTGGCGCACCGGCTGGGGATTGGGCAGGTCAAGCTCGAGCTCGAAGACCTCTCCTTCCGCTACCTCGACCCCGAGAACTACCAGGCCCTCGAGCGCCGTCTCAAAAGCCACCGGGCCGAGCGGGAAGCCGCGGTGCAAGCAGCCAAGGAAAAGCTCGAGCAGGCCCTGGCCCGCGACTTCATCCTCAAGCAGTCCATCAAAAAATTCGAGGTCACCGGCCGCACCAAACACCTGTTCTCCATCTGGAAAAAGATGGAGCGGGAGGGCAAAACCATCGAACAGATCTACGATCTGCTGGCCTTGCGGGTGATCCTGGATCCGCGCCAGGGGCCGGATCCCGAGGAAAACAGCTTGCGTGAGAAGCAGGTCTGCTATCACGTGCTGGGCCTGGTGCATGCCCTGTGGCAGCCCATCCCGGGCCGGGTCAAGGACTACATCGCGGTGCCCAAGCCCAACGGCTATCAGTCGCTGCACACCACCGTCATCGCCGTGAACGGGCTGCCGCTGGAAGTGCAGATTCGCACCAGGGAGATGCACCGGGTCGCCGAGTTTGGCGTCGCCGCCCACTGGCTCTACAAGGAGGGCGTCACCGACCCCGAAGACCTCCGTCGGCGGGTGGGCTGGCTCAAAAGCATCCAGGACTGGCAGCAGGAGTACAGCAGCTCGCGTGATTTCGTCGAGGCCGTCACCAAGGAGTTGCTGGGCGACCGGGTTTTTGTCTTTACCCCCAAGGGGAAAATTATCAACCTACCCAAGGGCTCGAGCCCGGTAGACTTCGCCTACCACATTCACACCGAGGTGGGCCATCACATGGTAGGGGCCAAGGTGAATGGGCGCATCGTGCCCCTCAGCTACGAGTTGCAAAACGGCGAGATTGTGGAGATTCTCACCGCCAAGACCGCCCACCCCTCCAAAGACTGGATCGATTACGCCAAAACCCGCTCAGCCAAGCAGAAAATCCGCATGTACTTCCGGGCTTTTGAGCGGGCCGAGACCCTGGAAAAAGGCATGCGGATGCTGGAGAAGTACTTCAAGCGGCGGGGCCTGCCCCGGCCGCTGGAAAGCCAGCTCGAGGAGGTGGGGCGCAAGCTTATCAAAAGCTCGTCGCCAGAAGATCTGTACGCTGCCATTGCAACCGGGCGGGTGGCACCCCAGCAGATTGCCCGCATCCTGGTACCCAGAACCGAATCCGCTGCCGCCAGGCCCAAGCCCGTCAAGAACACCCTGGGCATCCGCCTGGAGTCCAACCTCAACGTGCCCATTAAGCTGGCTAGCTGCTGTGAGCCCGCCAAAGGCGATACCATCCTGGGGTACATCACCCGGGGGCGGGGGGTCACGATTCACAAAGCGGGCTGCCCCAACATGCGCCGGCTGATGGAGCACGACCCCGGGCGGGTTGTGCCGGCCTACTGGGAAGGGCTGGGCCGGGTGATGCAGCTCGAGGTGCTGGCCGATGACCGGGCCGGTTTGCTGCGCGACATCATGGATGCCATTGCCTGGATGGGCAAAAGCGCCATGGGCGTAAATTCGAGCCCCACCTCGCCGCTTTCTTCCCTGTTTCGCATCAGCACCCGCATCGACTTAAGCGAGGGCGAGCAAAAAGCCCTGGATGAACGCCTGCGCAACGTGCCCAACGTGCGCTCGGTGCGTTGGTCACAGGTGTTGTAGCCGCCTGCAAGATGAGTCTTTTCCTGGCTTTGTTCAT containing:
- a CDS encoding RelA/SpoT family protein, yielding MTEPTQPTAAPPSPTTHSAVEALWQRLEPYLHYLNDAAKAQVREALEFAYRAHEGQQRKSGEPYIVHPVAVAQILAELGLDVETLLAGLLHDTIEDTEVRPEDIEERFGAAVRKIVEGETKVSKLYKLAHAAQEDKHAEGKHAEDLRQMFIAMAEDVRIIIVKLADRLHNLRTLEFMPPHKQQRIARETLEIYAPLAHRLGIGQVKLELEDLSFRYLDPENYQALERRLKSHRAEREAAVQAAKEKLEQALARDFILKQSIKKFEVTGRTKHLFSIWKKMEREGKTIEQIYDLLALRVILDPRQGPDPEENSLREKQVCYHVLGLVHALWQPIPGRVKDYIAVPKPNGYQSLHTTVIAVNGLPLEVQIRTREMHRVAEFGVAAHWLYKEGVTDPEDLRRRVGWLKSIQDWQQEYSSSRDFVEAVTKELLGDRVFVFTPKGKIINLPKGSSPVDFAYHIHTEVGHHMVGAKVNGRIVPLSYELQNGEIVEILTAKTAHPSKDWIDYAKTRSAKQKIRMYFRAFERAETLEKGMRMLEKYFKRRGLPRPLESQLEEVGRKLIKSSSPEDLYAAIATGRVAPQQIARILVPRTESAAARPKPVKNTLGIRLESNLNVPIKLASCCEPAKGDTILGYITRGRGVTIHKAGCPNMRRLMEHDPGRVVPAYWEGLGRVMQLEVLADDRAGLLRDIMDAIAWMGKSAMGVNSSPTSPLSSLFRISTRIDLSEGEQKALDERLRNVPNVRSVRWSQVL